CCCTCGTGGGAATTTCCTGCGGACCGGATGGCAAGCACGGTACCGAGGTTGTCGCGTTGGATCCTGTGGCGGCGATGCGCGAGCCGGTACGGTGTGCTCACCGGCGCCGTCGCGCCATCGCAGCGCGGAAGGTGGATCTGCCATGAGCCCCGATTTCGTTCCAGATGATCAGTTTCTCACTTTAGGCGGGAACCGGATTCGCTACTGGAGCGCCGGTGAACAGGGCACGTCAGTCGTACTGGTGCATGCATTGGGCGCATCGATCGAGTACTGGGGACGTGTGATAGGCCCGCTGGCAACGCATCACCGGGTGTTTGCCCTGGACCTCCTGGGATTTGGACAGAGTGACAAACCCGAGGTGGCGTACGCGGAGCCGCTCCTGGCCGGGGTCGTCCGTGAATTCGTGGATGCGTTGCGACTGCAGCGGTTCGCACTGGTCGGCAATTCCATGGGGGGCGCCGTCGCGCAACGAGTGACGCGCGACATTCGGGATCGCGTCTCGCGGTTGATCCTGGTGTGCGCGGGCGGTCTTGGCTATGGCATCAGCCGGCGCGTCTGCGCACTGAGCCTTCCACTGCTGGGTGAATG
This genomic stretch from Tahibacter amnicola harbors:
- a CDS encoding alpha/beta fold hydrolase, yielding MSPDFVPDDQFLTLGGNRIRYWSAGEQGTSVVLVHALGASIEYWGRVIGPLATHHRVFALDLLGFGQSDKPEVAYAEPLLAGVVREFVDALRLQRFALVGNSMGGAVAQRVTRDIRDRVSRLILVCAGGLGYGISRRVCALSLPLLGEWVSRPRKAFVDRLVKGCVAQQDAVAPSLLDAALRYFQSPGAHQAFLRTLRNGIGFRGQRAAIVDAHRAAFPALPPTLVMWGDCDPLIPFDYADAIGNIPHRQVHRFADCGHYPQLEHPGEFCRVTLNFLREQQDAALDGYQPLTAAR